The Sesamum indicum cultivar Zhongzhi No. 13 linkage group LG2, S_indicum_v1.0, whole genome shotgun sequence genome contains a region encoding:
- the LOC105156747 gene encoding subtilisin-like protease SBT4.4, protein MAVLWLLLFFLDMNCVSLSYANEEERQVYIVYLGALPQGDYAPVSHHAKILQEVVSDSFPTKSLVRSYTRSFNAFAANLTDQEQKKLASHDDVVSVFPSTTLQRQTTRSWDFMGFHQNVRRNPAVESDIIIGVIDDGIWPESESFSDRGFGPVPKKWKGACNGGEDFTCNNKIIGARWYTALDASVKDGSGHGTICASIAAGNYVNNASFYGIAQGTARGGVPAARIAAYKACGGIGCESVDLLSAFNDAIADGVDIISLSLGGGILDIKDDVVAIGALHAMQKGILTVNAGGNSGHGSGRKSITASVAPWLFSVAASTTDRRIVTKVALGNGATIIVCYVESFSGKGVNSFKQNSKKFTLIHGKNATASKCTEKAAKLCEDGCLNSRLVKGNILICEDANRQRQAMDAGAYGVIEMADDEFSSVTALPASDLSLQNIRQIQDYAKNTIMAVANILTSESTKQSDAPIVARFSSRGPNLLIPEIMKPDVTAPGVEILAAYSPKESPSNYHFDDRSVKYTIVSGTSMACPHVAGAAAYVKSMHPNWSPSVIKSALMTTARPMASAKGKHTEFSYGAGHINPVKAANPGLVYETIEEEYVKLLCYKGYSTPTIRKLFGNKRSNCSRLKHRNWSPKDLNYPAMASLVRRNESFTVIFSRTVTNVGDASSTYRANISAPPGLKVIVQPPELPLKKLNEKKSFVVKVGGKVAVRVLSASLEWNDGNHNVRSPIVIYTKSPKIS, encoded by the exons ATGGCTGTACTCTGgttacttttgtttttcttggacATGAACTGTGTGAGTTTGAGTTATGCTAACGAGGAAGAAAGGCAG GTTTATATCGTATACCTCGGAGCCCTTCCACAGGGAGACTACGCGCCGGTATCACACCATGCAAAAATACTGCAAGAAGTTGTTAGTGACAG TTTCCCTACGAAATCACTAGTTAGAAGTTACACAAGGAGTTTCAACGCCTTCGCAGCCAACCTCACAGACCAAGAGCAAAAGAAGTTAGCCA GCCATGATGATGTTGTGTCTGTATTCCCAAGCACAACTCTCCAACGTCAAACTACAAGATCCTGGGACTTCATGGGGTTTCACCAAAATGTACGCCGAAATCCTGCTGTTGAGAGTGATATTATAATAGGCGTCATAGACGATGGCATTTGGCCTGAATCAGAAAGTTTCAGCGACAGAGGTTTTGGCCCTGTTCCGAAAAAATGGAAAGGAGCTTGTAATGGCGGCGAAGACTTCACCTGCAACAA CAAGATAATTGGAGCTCGATGGTACACAGCGCTTGACGCTTCTGTCAAGGATGGAAGTGGCCATGGAACTATATGTGCTTCAATTGCAGCTGGTAATTATGTGAACAATGCAAGCTTTTATGGAATTGCACAAGGCACTGCCAGGGGAGGGGTCCCTGCAGCAAGAATTGCAGCATACAAAGCTTGTGGTGGTATTGGCTGCGAAAGTGTGGACCTACTATCCGCGTTCAATGATGCTATAGCTGATGGAGTGGACATCATTTCATTATCATTAGGCGGAGGCATACTTGACATAAAAGATGATGTTGTGGCCATTGGCGCGCTTCATGCTATGCAGAAGGGTATACTGACCGTGAATGCAGGTGGAAATTCCGGTCATGGTAGTGGTCGTAAATCAATTACAGCAAGTGTGGCTCCATGGCTGTTCTCTGTTGCAGCTAGTACTACTGATCGTCGTATTGTCACCAAGGTTGCTCTAGGAAACGGGGCCACGATTATAGTATGTTACGTCGAGTCTTTCTCC GGGAAGGGAGTAAATTCCTTCAAACAGAACAGTAAGAAATTTACTTTGATTCATGGAAAGAATGCAACAGCAAGCAAATGTACCGAAAAAGCGGCCAA GTTGTGCGAAGATGGGTGTTTAAATAGCCGTCTAGTGAAgggaaatattttaatttgcgAAGATGCCAACCGACAGCGTCAGGCTATGGATGCTGGTGCCTACGGAGTTATAGAAATGGCAGACGATGAATTCTCATCTGTTACTGCTTTGCCTGCATCAGATTTAAGTCTCCAAAACATAAGACAGATTCAGGACTATGCCAAGAATACCAT AATGGCCGTAGCAAATATATTAACCAGTGAATCCACAAAACAATCCGATGCTCCTATAGTTGCCAGATTTTCTTCTAGAGGGCCAAATCTGTTGATTCCAGAAATTATGAAG CCTGATGTAACGGCGCCAGGGGTGGAAATCTTGGCTGCATATTCTCCTAAAGAGAGCCCTTCAAATTACCATTTTGATGATAGATCAGTTAAATACACTATAGTTTCTGGCACGTCCATGGCTTGCCCACACGTTGCAGGCGCAGCTGCTTATGTTAAATCCATGCACCCCAACTGGTCACCCTCAGTAATCAAATCTGCTCTTATGACCACAG CAAGACCTATGGCTTCAGCGAAAGGTAAACATACAGAATTTTCCTATGGAGCTGGGCACATAAACCCTGTAAAAGCTGCAAATCCAGGACTAGTATACGAAACGATTGAGGAGGAGTACGTGAAACTGCTGTGCTACAAAGGATACTCAACGCCTACTATCAGGAAGCTATTTGGCAACAAGAGAAGCAACTGCTCTCGCCTCAAACACCGTAACTGGAGTCCCAAGGATTTAAATTACCCTGCCATGGCTTCTCTTGTCCGTAGAAACGAGTCTTTTACCGTTATCTTTTCAAGAACCGTCACAAATGTTGGTGATGCAAGTTCAACGTATCGTGCTAATATCAGTGCACCGCCAGGGCTGAAAGTGATTGTGCAGCCGCCGGAACTCCCCTTAAAGAAATTGAACGAGAAGAAGTCTTTTGTTGTGAAGGTTGGAGGAAAAGTGGCAGTAAGGGTGTTATCAGCTTCATTGGAGTGGAATGATGGCAACCATAATGTTAGAAGTCCTATAGTCATATATACAAAGTCACCCAAGATAAGTTAG